The following nucleotide sequence is from Selenomonadales bacterium.
GGGGAAAACCCGCGTTATCTGCACTGTGACGCTAGAGGATAAGGTGCCGCCCTTCCTCAGGCACACCGGCAGAGGTTGGATTACCGCCGAGTATGCGATGCTACCGCGCGCGACCATCGAACGCAGTCAACGTGAAAGCACGCGAGGCTCGATCGGCGGCAGAACACACGAGATTCAGCGACTCATTGGCAGGTCGCTGCGTGCCGTGGTTGACTTAGCTGCCTTAGGTGAGCGTACCGCGTGGGTGGATTGCGATGTCATAGAAGCTGACGGCGGCACGCGCACGGCTTCTATTACCGGCGCGTTTGTGGCGTTATGTGATGCCTTACACCACTTGTACCGCAAGAAGAACATGTCGGTGTTCCCTGTAACCGATTACCTTGCCGCCGTCAGCGTTGGGCTAGTGCAGGGCATGCCGCTCCTAGACCTGGCCTATACCGAGGATGTTGCGGCAGAGGTAGACATGAATGTCGTGATGACAGGGAGCAAACGACTAGTAGAAATCCAGGGCACGGGCGAGGAGGCCACATTTTCTCATACGGAGCTTTTGGACATGCTGGCGTTAGCGGAATCAGGCATTGTGACTTTAATCGGTCTGCAGCAGCAGAGTCTAGGCGACGTGGCGCGGTTGATTGGGGGCAGCCCGCATGGAACCAATCGTCCTAGCTAGCGGCAACAAGGGCAAGCTAGCGGAGTTTGCTGCCATGTTCGCGGCGTTTGGCGTGCAGACTATCCCTATCCAAGCGCTGCTGCCGGCGTGGCAGGTTGAGGAAACCGGCAGCACGCTGTACGAAAATGCCCTGATCAAAGCTCGCGCAGCTGTGCAGG
It contains:
- the rph gene encoding ribonuclease PH, with translation MRIDGRKETQLRPVKFHRNYISHAEGSVLVEMGKTRVICTVTLEDKVPPFLRHTGRGWITAEYAMLPRATIERSQRESTRGSIGGRTHEIQRLIGRSLRAVVDLAALGERTAWVDCDVIEADGGTRTASITGAFVALCDALHHLYRKKNMSVFPVTDYLAAVSVGLVQGMPLLDLAYTEDVAAEVDMNVVMTGSKRLVEIQGTGEEATFSHTELLDMLALAESGIVTLIGLQQQSLGDVARLIGGSPHGTNRPS